Genomic window (Rosa chinensis cultivar Old Blush chromosome 6, RchiOBHm-V2, whole genome shotgun sequence):
GTCAGTCCCCATACAAGGTCTTATAATTTTGCCAAGACTTGTGTTTTTGGTAGATAGGCATCCCATAAATACGTCTTTAGCTCCCAAGAGTCGTGGATCATATATTACGAGCATGCAATGTGGTAACGAAcacatttcaatttttcttgaactGATGATGTAACCTTTCCGTCattggaagaaaaagaaacaaaatgctGGAAAAAAACCATCTCTCTGCTAGTGTAGATTAATAAAAGAAGCAAATTTCTTGACCAAATCCGTAGTCTGCTCATCCTTGGGTTCAGCCAAGTGAAAGCAATGGTCTTTCCCCACAGTCTCCTTCACCTCCACACTACCACTCCACCCACTCTTCTTTATCTCCTCCACATACCTCTTCCCGCCACACTTCAAATGGTCCATCGATCTCCGCCAAAAACACCAACACCCTCTCACACCCAAGATGCCGAAGATCCTCTGTGGCCGGTACCAGACTCCTATCCTGCAACCCTTCATTCTCCTTATTCATGTACAGCCACATCTTATCATGAACAGTTCCACCAAAGTAGGGATGCACAAGTATTGCCCCGACCACTTTCGCTTCGGGTAACCCGACCGACCCGACCCGGGACATTAAAGTGTGTGCTGTGTTCCCGGTTCCCTCATtgattttggtatttcattagaAATGGGTCTAAATGATTTGCTTTTCTATTCTTCTAAGGACAGATCTAAGGCATGCATCACCAGTTCGATGGAGTTTGGTTCTATTAAGCATCATAGACATTTTTGCTCCTAGATTGCATCAACAGGTAATGGAGCACCTGGATGGAAACAACCACAGTCAGCTTTACAATGTCAAGAAGGGTAAGATTATGTAAAAATAAAATCTGCTAAATTTTGGTCATATTATTTTCAGCCTCCTTTCCAAAGTTTATGAGATCAAAATTTTTTGGTTTATACAATGACTCAGATCAATGCTTTTGTAATTGTTTTTATGAGATGAGGTGCATATATAGGAAAAGAATATGCTTTGAGAGGCAATGTTTTAATTGTCTGTGATAAAGTGGTTATGTGTGTCGGTAGGATGTGAGAATGAATTAATCCTCATGAAAATCAGTTCTAAGACTTTAGATCCGAAATGATGCAATAGAATGTTACTGTTTATATATGGCTAAACTGAACATTATGCATGAACTCAAAGTAGCCTCGATATCAGCACATGAAAGATTGTCGCACTATCATATAGATTTTATTGTAAAGGTATTCTGAGAAGAATTTGTATAGACTTGAACAGGAATTTggtaaatttaaattttggtcTCTTATGATATGTTTGATAGATTTGCTTATATTTACCATGTGCTTTGCTTGCTCATATCAACTCAACCAATCAACTGGATTTTAGGACCTGAATGAGTGGCCTGTGCTTAAACCCCTTCCATCTTATGGTACAAGAATAGATGTAGCAGCTTGAAGGTACTCCACTTTCATATTTGGAACAAATCTCACTGATCTCATTGTTACAAGTACCTAGCTACTTAGTTTGAATTCTGCAACAAGTTCCAAGTTATCATAAGAAGAGGCAGAGAATAGAAAGGTATGATTCGATTTATACAACCAAATAATCACTCTTTCTTATTGCAGTAGTATCTACTTGACAATATTTCTGTAAATGCATAAACCAAGACTCAGGTTTTGGTTTCTGTAATGTATCAGTTTTTAGTTAATATAAAATACATATCAGAAACCACATTATTTCATCATATATTCATCTTTATATACTTCTTATTTCTCTGTTCTTTATGACGGTCTTGCCTATTCCATGACCTAAATGATGGCACATAAGATCTTAGTACGTCtgcttgattttatttttatacatCTCATGTTTATACTTTCAGAACCTCAGTAGAATCTTAAATGCAAAGTAGATATCAGTTCATTGGGATTTAAGAATGCTTAACGGAGCCTAATGGAACTAAACTTTGAACTAAGTGAATTACTGTTATAATCTCCTGGACTAGAACAAAACTTTGAACCAGGAGGTAGATCGTTtaacttctctttgttttttgattGATTAAAATCAATATGTGCATCTCTGATCAATTAATAGCTCTGAATAGAAGTACTAATAGTGATCTATTTGAATCAAAAGTACTAATATTATTCCAGATATTGCAAATAAAACAATTGTGCTTGCATGCCTGTAGATAATTTTGTGTGTGGTGCTGATTTGTGAATAATTATTTATGCTGTTAGTGGGAAGAAAATCTATCCTTCTGACAATAAGTCATGATTGCCTCCAGTGCTATGGTCCTTAATTAATTATTGAAAGCATTGCACAAACAAATCGCAGTGTCTACAGCTGAGATACAGGTACATCCTTAAAAACTGTTTAGCAGATAGTTAAATGGTAAATCAAGGGTTGATGTGGTAGTAATTTTTTGTTGGTACATCCTTAAAAACTGTTTAGCAGATAGTTAAATGGTAAATCAAGGGTTGATGTGGTAGTAGTTTTCTGTTGGTACTCTTTTCAGAATGGTACTGACGTAGAGGTTTATGGATCACCAACTGAAAGAGGAATTCTACACTTGAGGAATTAAGATTCTATTCAATCTCGAGGATCAGAGCTCTTTCCAATGTTCAATCTATCCAGAAAAGGTAATCATCAATCATCTTCTCTTCCCTTTTGACCTTCATCACTGAAACAATAGCCATATCTCATAGAAATCATCGCAGTATTCTGCAGAGTCTCAAGCAACAGCATTTGACACAGTTTCAGATAACTACAACTTCAATACACTTCATGCAAGTGGCTTTCTATGGACTATCAGTGTGAGTATAATATATCCTATacatatttttctcttaattacaTACATTCAACAAATTTTTTCAAATATCAGTAACTAGAATTTGATGATCAACTATTTCACCTTGCAAGACCTCAACAACATTCTTATTCACATTATCTTCTCATTAGGTTTGATTTCAAGTTAATGATTCTGGTGGAGAAATTTGTGTAACGTGTTTTAATCATGCAGCCAAAAAATTCATGTATCTGACAAAAACAATATAAATATTCTGATATGTAATGTTATAAGATCACCTTACCTAAATTGTAAAGTTCGACAAAAACAATCAATGATCAAATcaatcccgcagcaaagcgcggacAACATTTCTAGTATATTCGATGAACCAGTTCTAGAATTAGAAGGGATAAGGAAATCTAACAAGGTGCAGTGCCATTATCCATTGAGCTTCTCCTAGATGCAACGTTAGTCTCTCAGTTGTTTGATGGGACAAAATATATGAGAGGATTGATATTCTAGTAGGGATCAATGCAAGCGTTTCAATCattttatacaaaaaaaaaaacaaaaaaaacagttAAGACAGTTCATTCCATCAATAAACTGTCAAGTAACTTACAAATTCTTGTCTCATAAGGATTAAAATTGATAACCATACtttctgaatttgaattcaTAAGCGGATTTGCATTTTAGAAATCTTTTCAATTACAACTGATTTATATAATTGACGTGTTAAAAATGAAATCCTAAACATCTTATCTCATGAACTGTACAACAATGTAAAATATCTAGTTCATAAAGTTTTACATTCTCCCACTAAATTAGATATTTCACAGAATCAATTCATGTAAACAAGCTGTTTACTTAAGTTTGCACCAGGATTCCATGACCACATTATATAGTGAGTCTACTACAATATAGTTGTGTATATTATGCAGTGAGTCTACTCCAATGCCTCGGCCAAGATCCCAGAGTCCCTCGAGCAACTTACCTTGCTTGCCATGAAGAAGCGATTGGCATTCTTACTTCTTAGGGTTTTAACACGAAATTAGTAGCATACAATACCAGTTAGAAGAAGTCAAAAATGATCTATCACTACTCGAATTTAAGTTCTCCATGAATAAACATAAGTTCAAGTTACCGATCGATTACAACTCGATCAGAAGTTTGAATCGATTCAAACATGCTTTGGATGCTAAAAGTAGATGAGCATGAAGTAGTAGTATGTCCCCAATCTCTTATAAATCCTTCTTATTTTGTCAAGCGGAAGAAAGACAGTAGTACATATATAATGCTTACAACTCTGAAATCAATCTATGAATTAATGAAAGAACATACTGTCTTCAACAAATCCACAGCCTGTTCATCCTTGGGTTCTCCCAAATGAAAGCAATGGTCCTTCCCTTTATTCTCCTTCATCTCCACACTCCCTTTCCACCCACTCTTCTTCAGCTCTTCCACATAGCTCTTCCCCACTCCGTTCAAATGGTCCTTCTCCGCCACAAACACCAACACCTTCTCACACCCGAGCCGCCCCAGATCCTCTGCGGCCGGCTTCAACCTCCTATCCTGCAACCCTTCATTCTCCTTGTTTATATACAGCCACATCTTATCATCGTCGGTCCCGCCGAAGTAGGGATGCGCCAGAATCGCCCCCACCACTTTCACTCCGGGTAACCCGACCGACCCTACCCGGGACACCAGAGTGTGTGTTATGTTCCCTCCCGCGCTGTCCCCGCCGATGAACACGCGGTTCAAGTCGGCGTACTCGTTTAGCCATTGATCCGACCCGGTTCCGTTCGCGTGAGCCGCGACCCATTGGAGAGCGGCCCAGGAGTCCTCGTAGCAAGCGGGTATGGGCCGGGTCGGGAAGAGTCCGTACTCGACCGAGACGGCGATGACGTCGGCGGAAGAGCAGATGGTGGAGACGTAGCCGTGGTAGATGGAGGAGAAGGCGGACTGCATGCAGAAGCCGCCGCCGTGGACGTAGAAGAAGAGGGGGAGCTTTCGGGCCGGGTCGGCGGATTTGGGGACGAAGATGCGGGCGGAGACGGGTGGGTCGGTGGAGATGATGACGTCTTTGGATCGGACGCCGGTGGTGAGGTCGTCGACGGCTGGGATTTTGTCGAAGGAGGGATGGGTTCGGTGGATGGTGCCGTCTTTGTGGACGCGGAAGAAGCGGAAGACGTGTTCGACGTCGGAGTGATCGCCGGCGGCGGCCATGGCAGAAATCTCAGAGAGAGTGGTGTTGGTGGTGGGTGAGTGATTGGTTGAGAATGTTTTACTGGGTAAGTGTGGTGTGGATTTATGCGGAGATTCAACTACTTGTCTTTGGTGTTTTTGCTTCAACTAATTTTCTTGTACTGAACTAGCTGCCTTTCAATGAGTTTGTGACACTCGAAATGTAAGTTGTGATATGGCAGATTGACATGTGGTTTTAGGGACAGGTGGTAGAGCGGCAGTGCTTGGCTCTAGCCTCTAtttgttttgagtttgagttcGACGTGGCTTGATTTAATCTTTTCAAGTTCGAGTTTGAGTAGGCTCATTTCAATAATGGAATAGTGATCCAATGCAAACACAATCACACTTGTGACAAAGGCATGATTAGAAGATGGACGAGCTGACATACTTGCTGGTCTCATGTAAGAAAAAGACTTCGAAAATAAACTTTCATGAAATGATATCCCATGAGGTTGACATGTACCTCGCTGATGGATATGTCGATCTTTTAATCAAAGGCTTTGATGCTTTACAACGGTGGAGAGTCAATTTATCTGCATATCCTATTCTTTCGAAGCTTGCATGTGAGTCcctgaaaattttagttaatttccgaaggtaatttttcgccattaaatttttttttgtatagtgATTTAAGTAAAGGAATTTATTTAGGAAATTATCTTGAGTGTCGAAACTACAATTCGAGCCATTTAAGTATAGTTGGGTTTGACAGACTAACGATTATTATCGAGACAAAGATTTGTCAAAGTTGGTCCGAAGAATTGGGCTTTATTGAAAATTTCATATTTCGGGCCTAGGATGGAGTCGAGAAATGACTAAAGACGTCATTGATGAAAAACGACTAATGAAACGAGCTCGAAAACCCGAACAAGGACAGCTAAAAGAATTTCGGTGGTTCATTGTAAGGGTGAAATCGTCATTTTACACACATAAGTATAAATAGGAGGTTAAAGAGTTGAAAAACCCTaaactctcttcctctccctctcggccgcgtcttctctctctccccgacctctCTTTCTCGcacactctctcttcttctctctgcaACCACCGGAAAACaccatttccggccaccatctcaccacaccgccaccaccaatcAACGCAGCTTCTGAATCCGACCCAAACCCAAGAAAAATCTGAACCATGCATCAACCTCtcactcttcttctttcctctgcCACCACCGGAGACTCCAGCTCCAGCCACCATCTTGCAACACCGCCGCCACCCTTCAAACTAGCACCCAAATCCAACCAAAACCTAGCCATTCCGCTGTCGATCGAAAGATCCTAACCACCGCATGCATGCCCGGAAACCTACGACGCCATGCCATCCGCGTTCACTGGTCTTCGAACCTTTTCCATAACCACTGCCGCCACCAACGGGTTCAGGGCAGGCTGTTCATCAACACTCCAAAGCCTCGTCGCCGACTCGACGCCGGAGAACTCCATATACGCCTTCGCCGGCGATCTGGGCTTCTACAAGGCTAGGGTTACGACCTCTGACCACGATTGAGTGAAGCCATCACCTTGAAGAAGCTTAGGACTGCACGAATCACCTTAACCCCTTAATCCCGACTTCTGATTCTGACCAGAACCACCGTAAGCGCTTCACGTGCCGCCGATGGCGCGTGAGATACTCCAGCTCCGCCGTGATCTTCACCGGCGTAATCCCTTCATTTGCTAAGATGTTCTCAAGTCTCATTCCTTGGGTAGTTGAACTTCAATTCCGATATAAGTAGGTTTCTAATCTTGGGTTTTctggacttggttgaaacatgGACTTTTCAGATCAGATGGAAAGCTTCTGGTCTTGTTTTCAATTCTGTTTTAAAGAGATGAGGAAGAACTGATGAGGGCTATGAGGTGTAGCAGGTCATTGAGTTCATGACCTTGGCAAGAATCGAGATAGGGTAAGAATCCAATCCTTTTAGATTATGAATTCAAGCCTGTTAGTTATTGTGATTGATTAATTAAAAAGGTGTTCTGTGGTGGGGATGAAGACCGAAGTTTTGGATGAAGGACATTAGTCTGAGGCCACCACTGCGTCGAAGAGTTCTGTAAGATACCTGGTAAGGACATTCTGTAGTTTCTGTTTTGGATACAGAATTGGTGGTGGGTTGCTTATTGATTGTGTTTTATCTACTAGGGATCCGAAAGGTTAAAGGTGGTGGATTGCAGTCACGACAAATTAGCTTCTAGTTTGGGAGAGAAGATTGGTAAGGGCCTGATTTGGTGATCttggaattgttgtggttgaaTTGAACAAAATTGTGAATTCATGGTGAATTAAGCATGTTGTAAGATGATTGGAAAATGGATTAAATGGAGGTTGAATTGAGGTGACTTTTTATTTTGAGTTAAATGCTTAAACAGTTTGGTAATTGAGATCAGATCAATTTTACTAAGTAAACTAGATgttgtaattgatgttaataTTGAGAAGCAGTTGGTCAAGAAAATGGTGGATCCCTTATGATTTAAGTTATTCGATTAAAGTTAAGGAAATAATTACAATTAAAGtgttttcttagttaccatatCCCGGAATGAACATAGTAAGCAAACTCATTGGGGAATGGTAAATtatcctttgtttttcttatcgAAAGAATACTAAACAAAGAAAGGTTAAATGAGTTGAGCCGAACTATGCTTAATGGACACAAGTGTTAAGTTtgatcaccatatcccaaatGATCAAATGATACATCATTTGGATTGTTTGGGAATGGGTAATAGATTTTATCTACTAAAAGAAATTCCTTCAAGCATAAGTTCTAGATCGTTGTTTTGACCAAAAGATAATTTGATGGACtttaagaaaattaaataaatgcttTGGTTGCTCGGTTAGTTGAGTTATAACGACATTAAGTTACTCATTGATTCGATTTTATTATAAagaggactaaattcagtttaccccctccAACTTAGGGGTAAACATCAAGTCAgtccctaaattttttttttaatcaagatcGTCCCTAAAGTTCTGTTTTTCATCATCCGCGTCcaaatcacaaaattctctccGATCATGACGTCACTTGCTGAGTTGGCCCCGACATGGGGCcccacttttcagtttttgggcCTCACTTTAGATGAAATGTCGAAATTACCCTCCTCTACCCCATATTATTTTCCTCGTCTCTCTTCCTcggttcctcctcctcctcttcttctttttctttttcttctcacttCGCCGTCTCCACCCATTCACGGAGCTCACAGTCCGCGTCGCCATCCCACTTGGCCTCCACCTCTACTACCTCCTCCATCCACAAGCGCAAGATCGCATCTAAGGACCACGTGCCTCCTTTCCCTCCCTCATCCTTCTCCGCTGCCATGCTCGACGACGCTCTGACCTCCAGCGACGACCTCGAAACCATCTCAGCACGCGGTAGCGGCCCTGATTCCGACTCATACAATCCATTCCTAAACTTCAAGTTCGAGTTTGTCTTCAGTGGAGACGACGTGGAGGAGGTGGGTTCCGGCGAGCTGGGCATGGGCCAGGCCGTGTTCGATGAGTAGGATTTTGTTGTCCAGGGTGGTGGTGTAGGCAGCCATGGTTGTAAAGCACAAGAAGACAAAGacgaagatgatgaagatgaaggtctCAGATTCGAGCAACCCCATTTGGCCTTCCACCGACGGGATACCGGCCTCAAAAACTCCCTCAATCAATTTTCCAAGGTAACCCATTTCTAAAGCTTTGATCTTTCTCTTCtgggtttctttcattttggctaaagtttcaatctttggtTCTgggcttttattttttgtgtaggTTTGCTCAACTATGGAATCTGGGTTCTGAATCAGATCACTAAGTATCAGAATTcttatttgttttgtgtttctgTTGGTGGAATATAGTTTCTAGGTGGTTTCTTAAGCACGGGTTTG
Coding sequences:
- the LOC112171637 gene encoding 2-hydroxyisoflavanone dehydratase — encoded protein: MAAAGDHSDVEHVFRFFRVHKDGTIHRTHPSFDKIPAVDDLTTGVRSKDVIISTDPPVSARIFVPKSADPARKLPLFFYVHGGGFCMQSAFSSIYHGYVSTICSSADVIAVSVEYGLFPTRPIPACYEDSWAALQWVAAHANGTGSDQWLNEYADLNRVFIGGDSAGGNITHTLVSRVGSVGLPGVKVVGAILAHPYFGGTDDDKMWLYINKENEGLQDRRLKPAAEDLGRLGCEKVLVFVAEKDHLNGVGKSYVEELKKSGWKGSVEMKENKGKDHCFHLGEPKDEQAVDLLKTVCSFINS